TCGAGGCCGTCTCCGTCATGCGGCCCGCCAGAGCCGCAGCCGCCCGGGCGTGCTCAGCAAGCTCGCCTTGAAACCGCCCGTGCAACTCGCGGCCGAGCGCACCCAGCGCACCCGGCACCCCAGCGCCGAAGGCGGACGCGCCCGGATCCAGGCCGGCCAACCCGCCCAGCGAGGCCGCCGCCGAGTCGAGGCGCCCGGCCGTGCCCGAAAGCGGCGACGTCATGGCTCCTCCAACCGCGGATAGTCGGCGAACGTCTCGGCCCGCAGCTTCTCGCGGGCCCAGCGCGCCGCATCGGTCGCCGCCGCGATCGTCGTGGTCAATGAGACGGAGACGTCACGGTTGCCGCGCCCGCGCAGATCGCCCACCACCCGCACCTCCGTCACCTCCCCCGCCGCCGTCACGACCACCTCGACGAGACCGTCCGGCGAGCGGACCGTCACCTCGGTCGCCCGCACCGCCCGGTCGAACTCGTCGCGTAAGGAATCGATGCGGCGGTAGCGCGCAATCGCCTCTTCGACCCAGGCCTCGTCGATCTCTCGCGGCATTCGGCTCCCTCACCGACGGTGTCGCGACCACCACCACACGTCGTCCAGGCATCGAACCGTACCGCTGGATCACAGGCCGCGAAAGCCCGCCTGTGGATAACCGACCGCCTGTGGATATCTATTGCCAGAGGGAGAGCATCATCGCCTCGACGGCGATGCGGGGTTTGACGTTGGCGTCGATCGCCGTGCGGCATTCGAGCACCGCCTCCAGGCGACGGAGGGCGTCGTCGGGGCTCCACTTGCGGGCGGCGGCCTCGGCCAGCGACACCGCGTCGGTGTGCACCGGCGCCACCGGCGCCGACATGGTGCGGACCAGCACGTCGCGGTAGAAGCCGGCCAAGTCGACCAGTGCCCGGTCGAGCGCGTCGCGCTGTGCCCGGGTGGCCCGCGACTTCTGCCGCTTCTCCAGTTCTTTGAGCTGCCCGGCCGACCCGCGGGTGGCGCCGGCCGCGCCCCGGCCGGTGCCGCCGGCACCCAGCGCCGTCTCCAGCGCCGACCGCTCGTTGGTGTCCACCTCGGACACCGCCGACGCGGCCTCGGCCTCGGCCGACTCGATCAGCGCCGACGCCGCGTCGAAGCAGGCGCCGACCCCGGTCAACCGGCGCGGCACCGCGAGCACGGCCTCACGCCGGCGGCGGGCGTCGACGTCGCGGGCCAGCCGGCGGGCCCGGCCGACGTGCCCCTGTGCGGCGGCAGCGGCCCAGGCCGCCGTGTCGGGCTCGATTCCGTCGCGCGCGGTCAGGACCGATGCCACCGCTAAAGCCGGCGGCTGGCGCAACGTCACCACCCGGCAACGGGACCGGATCGTCACGGAGATGTCGTCGGGGTGCGTCGAGGGGGTGCAGAGCAGGAAGACCGTGCGCGGTGGCGGCTCTTCGATCGCCTTGAGCAACGCGTTGCCGGCCTGCTCGGTCAACCGGTCGGCGTCTTCGATCACCACGGCCTGCCAGCGCCCACCGGTCGGTGAACTGGCCGCCCGCAGCACGAGGGCGCGCATCTCGTTGACGCCGATCGACAACCCGTCGGGGGTGACCATCCGCACGTCGGCGTGGGTGCCACCGAGGGTGGTGTGACAGCCGGGGCACTCGCCGCAGCCGACGCCGGTCTTGCACTGCAGCGCCGCCGCGAAGGCCCGAGCCGCGACCGAGCGGCCGGAACCGGGCGGGCCGGTGAAGATCCACGCGTGCGTCATCGCCGAACCGGTGCCGGAGCCGTCGAGGATCGCGGCCGCACCCGCCGCCGCTCGGCGCAGGGTCTCGACCGCCTCCTCCTGGCCCACCAGGTCGGCGAAAACGTCAGCCACGTGGCTCCAACTCCCGATCCGGCGGCCCGCTGCGCTGGACGGCTGCCATCCGGGCGGAGGGCTTGCCGTCGCCAGAAGAGTCGTTTTCGTCCGAATCATCCGGCAGATCGCGCTTGGCCGCGTCGGCTATCGAGGCTATCTCCTGCTCGGAGAGTTCCGGCTCGGTCGTCGTGTCGGGTTGCTTGGCCGGCGACGGGTGCTCCGGGCCCGGGTCGCCGAGCATCGGGGTCACCCGGTCGAACACCGCGAGCGCGATCTCGTCGCTCGGCCGGGTGCCGTCGAGCACCAGGTAGCGGCGCGGGTCGCCGGCCGCCAGGTCGAGGAACGCGTAGCGGACCCGCTCGTGGAACGCCAGTGACTCGGTCTCGAGCCGGTCGTGTGCGCCGCGGGCCGCCGCGCGGGACAGCCCGATGGTCGGCTCGACGTCGAGCAACACGACCAGGTCGGGCTTGAGCCCGCCGGTGGCCCAGGACGAGAGCCAGGAAACCTCTTCGACCGGCAGGGTACGACCGGCGCCCTGATACGCCAGCGACGAGTCGACGTAGCGGTCGCTGATCACCACCGCACCGCGGGCCAGCCCCGGCCGCACGACGCTGGCCACGTGATCGGCGCGATCGGCCGCATAGAGCAGAGCCTCGGCCCGGGGTGACAGGTCGTCGTCGCCGTCGAGCACCATCGAGCGGATCCGGCGGCCGACCGCAGTGGCGCCCGGCTCGCGGGTGACCACGACGTCGCGCCCCTCCGCCCGCAGCGCGTCGGCGAGCGCCGCGACCTGGGTCGACTTGCCGCTGCCCTCGCCGCCCTCGAAGACCACGAAGACGCCGCGCCAGGCCGACGGCTCGGCCGGGGAGAGCGGCCGGCCGCGCATCGAGCCCCAGAGGTCGGCCAGCACGCCGACGCCGGGCTTGTCGTCCATCTGCTTGAACGCGCTGATCCCGGACAGGATGCCGGCGATGCCGGCGGCCAGCAGCAGCAATCGGGTCGACGAGATGGAGATGCCGAGCGAGGCGATGTCGAGCTTGCGCGAGCCACCGACGCCGACCAGCAGGCTGCTCAGTGCGATCGCGATCATCAGCACGATGCGGGTGCCGGTCTGCACGACCGCGAACACCCGGCCGCGCACCTCGTCGGCGACCTCGATGCCGAGCAGCGTGATGCCGGCCAGGAACGCCATGCCCGCACCGGCGCCGACCAGGATGCAGCCGACGATGGCCATGGACAGGTGGATAGAGGCAGCCAGCACGATCACGGACGCGGCGGCGAGCACGATGCTCATGCCGAACCAGCGCCGCCGGGACAGGTCTTTGATGATCGCCGGGCCGAGGCCGATGCCGACCGAGAGGCCGACGAAGAGGAACGCGAAGAGCAGGTAGAAGGCCGCGTCGCCGGCGTTGAGCGACTGGGTGAAGAACCGGGCGGTGCCGATCACCACGCCGCCGCCGGCGAACGCGCCGAAGATGCCCAGCACGAGGCCGCGGACCAGCGGCGAGTTGCCGATGAACTTCCAGCCGTCGATGAACTGCCGGACCATGCTGGTGTTGACCCGGTCGGCGGCCGCGGTGCGCCCGCTGATCTCTTTGATCCCGTAGAACACGACGATCGCGGTCGCCAGCCGGGAGAACGAGTTGAACCAGAGGGCGAGTTGGGCCGGCTCGGCCCAGTTGGACGGCTCGCTGCCGCCGGTGATGCCGCGCACGCTGGCGTCCAGCGCCGACAGGGCGACGGCGGCGAGCACCGGCGTCAACCCGTACGTCGTGATCAGGGT
This genomic interval from Asanoa ferruginea contains the following:
- a CDS encoding YbaB/EbfC family nucleoid-associated protein yields the protein MPREIDEAWVEEAIARYRRIDSLRDEFDRAVRATEVTVRSPDGLVEVVVTAAGEVTEVRVVGDLRGRGNRDVSVSLTTTIAAATDAARWAREKLRAETFADYPRLEEP
- the tmk gene encoding dTMP kinase, giving the protein MLGVASFGDWLGLLATSIFASAQVSGDTAKGLAFGGVIAVRLLPALLLGPVAGVLADRFDRRYTMVICDILRFLLFASIPLVALLGFSGGIVVGWAAIATFIIEAITLIWIPAKEAAVPNLIPKSRLEVSNQLTLITTYGLTPVLAAVALSALDASVRGITGGSEPSNWAEPAQLALWFNSFSRLATAIVVFYGIKEISGRTAAADRVNTSMVRQFIDGWKFIGNSPLVRGLVLGIFGAFAGGGVVIGTARFFTQSLNAGDAAFYLLFAFLFVGLSVGIGLGPAIIKDLSRRRWFGMSIVLAAASVIVLAASIHLSMAIVGCILVGAGAGMAFLAGITLLGIEVADEVRGRVFAVVQTGTRIVLMIAIALSSLLVGVGGSRKLDIASLGISISSTRLLLLAAGIAGILSGISAFKQMDDKPGVGVLADLWGSMRGRPLSPAEPSAWRGVFVVFEGGEGSGKSTQVAALADALRAEGRDVVVTREPGATAVGRRIRSMVLDGDDDLSPRAEALLYAADRADHVASVVRPGLARGAVVISDRYVDSSLAYQGAGRTLPVEEVSWLSSWATGGLKPDLVVLLDVEPTIGLSRAAARGAHDRLETESLAFHERVRYAFLDLAAGDPRRYLVLDGTRPSDEIALAVFDRVTPMLGDPGPEHPSPAKQPDTTTEPELSEQEIASIADAAKRDLPDDSDENDSSGDGKPSARMAAVQRSGPPDRELEPRG
- a CDS encoding DNA polymerase III subunit delta', translated to MADVFADLVGQEEAVETLRRAAAGAAAILDGSGTGSAMTHAWIFTGPPGSGRSVAARAFAAALQCKTGVGCGECPGCHTTLGGTHADVRMVTPDGLSIGVNEMRALVLRAASSPTGGRWQAVVIEDADRLTEQAGNALLKAIEEPPPRTVFLLCTPSTHPDDISVTIRSRCRVVTLRQPPALAVASVLTARDGIEPDTAAWAAAAAQGHVGRARRLARDVDARRRREAVLAVPRRLTGVGACFDAASALIESAEAEAASAVSEVDTNERSALETALGAGGTGRGAAGATRGSAGQLKELEKRQKSRATRAQRDALDRALVDLAGFYRDVLVRTMSAPVAPVHTDAVSLAEAAARKWSPDDALRRLEAVLECRTAIDANVKPRIAVEAMMLSLWQ